In one window of Henckelia pumila isolate YLH828 chromosome 1, ASM3356847v2, whole genome shotgun sequence DNA:
- the LOC140876057 gene encoding uncharacterized protein: MASSLLASSYLKPSPPSPNVVSTTKSTAPFKPYQAKFLPFVSCRRKLEQQPIFIVNAQELVHSPSLVQIMLQKSVIAVAVSLAIVFCSGTAHAGIFSGLSGIESVPGPQLPSIDFLSRYNEENQKKYAENDARFKESPILKKLLEQTKLNKEKNRQQILDKYCVRGAEWGVGDCSADAMSPEERDGFISMLKKRAGME, translated from the exons ATGGCTTCCTCTCTGCTAGCGTCTTCTTATCTGAAACCATCCCCTCCGTCTCCGAACGTCGTTTCTACCACCAAATCTACGGCCCCTTTCAAGCCATATCAAGCAAAGTTCTTGCCATTCGTTTCTTGCAGGAGAAAACTCGAGCAGCAGCCAATTTTCATTGTAAATGCCCAAGAGTTGGTACACTCTCCATCCCTCGTTCAAATCATGCTTCAGAAGTCTGTGATCGCTGTTGCAGTATCTCTTGCTATCGTTTTCTGCTCCGGAACAG CTCATGCTGGAATTTTTTCGGGACTCTCTGGGATCGAATCAGTTCCTGGTCCTCAGTTGCCTTCCATTGATTTTTTATCCCGCTATAACG AGGAAAATCAGAAGAAGTATGCTGAAAACGACGCAAGATTCAAAGAATCTCCCATCCTCAAAAAATTACTGGAACAGACCAAATTAAACAAAGAAAA AAACCGGCAACAAATTCTGGATAAGTATTGTGTTCGAGGAGCTGAATGGGGAGTTGGAGATTGCTCTGCGGATGCTATGTCTCCGGAAGAACGAGACGGGTTTATTTCCATGCTGAAGAAAAGGGCTGGAATGGAATAA
- the LOC140881675 gene encoding uncharacterized protein, whose translation MYRAGSVTTNRGGMPTDNVDSVVTLDQVPRWSDSEYRYSYENEDPAFSNSCFPDPLTSATEGENGGNGMVSRFPVDHEINSKIYLWRGNPWNLEVDAVINSTNENLDEAHSSPGLHAAAGSGLAEECAALGGCRTGMAKVTNAYDLPARRVIHTVGPKYAVKYHTAAENALSHCYRSCLELLIENGLQSIAMGCIYTEAKSYPREPAAHVAIRTVRRFIEKQKDKIHAVVFCTTSASDTEIYKRLLPLYFPRDKHEEEIAISKLPADVGDENGETVIDERKIRIKPLPNVRTSGPISTQISTDLPVSDIGMARQDSSYLDSYLDPAFMSLIKDPDQRRREQWQKAAQARSGWNFAKMLGYGDLGGPPLSAAEEYSLHSRYLAKANSLNLSEIAEMKIVYRGGVDSEGRPVMVVVGAHFLLRCLDLERFVLHVVKEFEPLIQKPYTIVYFHSAASLQTQPDLGWMKRLEQILGRKHQRNLHAIYVLHPTFGLKAAIFGLELMVDNVVWKKVVYVDRLLQLFRYVPREQLTIPDFVFQHDLEVNGGKGVIVDPRTKYVYQRP comes from the exons ATGTATCGAGCCGGGTCTGTGACAACTAACAGAGGTGGCATGCCAACGGATAACGTGGATTCTGTGGTGACACTAGATCAGGTTCCACGCTGGAGTGATTCAGAGTATCGATACTCATACGAGAACGAAGATCCTGCCTTTTCTAATTCCTGTTTTCCGGACCCTTTGACATCTGCCACCGAGGGAGAAAATGGTGGAAATGGGATGGTATCTAGGTTTCCCGTGGATCACGAAATCAACTCAAAGATTTATCTCTGGAGGGGGAACCCTTGGAATCTCGAGGTGGATGCTGTAATTAATTCAACCAACGAG AACCTAGATGAAGCACACAGCAGTCCTGGTTTGCATGCTGCAGCTGGATCTGGTCTTGCAGAAGAATGTGCTGCATTA GGTGGCTGCCGAACAGGAATGGCAAAAGTTACTAATGCATATGACCTTCCAGCAAG GAGGGTGATACATACCGTTGGTCCCAAGTATGCCGTAAAATATCATACAGCTGCAGAAAATGCTTTGAGTCATTGCTACCGCTCGTGTCTTGAACTTCTCATTGAAAATGGACTTCAGAG CATTGCTATGGGATGTATTTATACAGAAGCCAAGAGTTATCCTCGAGAACCGGCAGCTCATGTGGCAATAC GAACTGTGAGACGATTTATTGAGAAACAGAAGGATAAAATCCATGCAGTTGTATTTTGTACTACATCAGCATCTGATACAGAGATATATAAGAG ATTGCTTCCACTATACTTTCCACGAGATAAGCATGAGGAGGAAATAGCTATTTCAAAGCTTCCGGCAGACGTTGGCGATGAAAATGGTGAAACAGTCATCGATGAACGCAAAATCAGAATCAAGCCCTTACCCAATGTGAGGACGAGTGGTCCAATATCTACCCAAATCTCGACTGATCTTCCAGTCAGTGATATTGGGATGGCTAGACA GGATTCGTCGTACTTGGATTCATATTTAGACCCTGCCTTTATGTCCTTAATCAAAGATCCAGATCAGAGACGCAGAGAACAGTGGCAAAAGGCAGCACAGGCACGAAGTGGTTGGAATTTTGCCAAAATGCTTGGATATGGTGATCTTGGGGGTCCTCCTTTGTCTGCTGCTGAAGAATATTCGCTTCACTCTAGATATCTGGCAAAAGCCAATTCACTCAATCTTTCTGAAATTGCCGAAATGAAAATCGT TTACCGAGGTGGTGTTGATAGCGAAGGGCGTCCAGTGATGGTGGTTGTTGGAGCACATTTTCTACTTAGATGTCTTGATCTGGAGCGTTTCGTGCTCCATGTAGTAAAG GAGTTTGAGCCCTTGATACAGAAGCCTTACACCATAGTTTATTTCCACTCTGCGGCATCCTTGCAGAC GCAACCGGATCTGGGATGGATGAAGAGATTAGAGCAAATACTTGGTCGGAAACACCAGCGTAATCTTCAT GCAATATATGTCCTCCATCCAACCTTTGGGCTGAAAGCAGCTATATTTGGTTTGGAGTTAATGGTAGATAATGTG GTGTGGAAGAAGGTGGTCTATGTTGACCGTCTTCTGCAGCTATTCAGATACGTTCCACGTGAACAATTAACCATACCAGATTTCGTGTTTCA ACATGATTTAGAAGTGAATGGAGGAAAGGGAGTCATTGTGGATCCAAGAACAAAATATGTCTATCAACGGCCATAG